Proteins co-encoded in one Cytophaga hutchinsonii ATCC 33406 genomic window:
- a CDS encoding SDR family NAD(P)-dependent oxidoreductase: MIESKVVVLVRTTHSIAKAAAEKFCDQGFRVVLWEDNKTKVDESIIASCNLRKGSCVVESFDFSIQDNFEKAAVHVIKKYGRIDVLVNNPKLAPVSKVPNLSTEAWHETIDANLSVFLNSISVIAPFMQQQKIGSIINCCLPLRIHDSLTDRHYDGIREGVKGITQLWARELGQSGITVNTIIPGYIEEDNLPLADSAELTQFRLKIPVRRFAKALDVVNAYSFLITDDASYITGTELVIDGGVRI; encoded by the coding sequence ATGATAGAATCTAAGGTCGTTGTATTGGTCCGCACTACGCATTCAATTGCAAAAGCAGCCGCAGAAAAATTTTGTGATCAGGGTTTTCGTGTTGTTTTGTGGGAAGATAATAAAACGAAAGTAGATGAAAGCATCATCGCATCCTGCAATTTGAGAAAAGGATCGTGTGTCGTGGAAAGTTTTGATTTCAGCATACAGGATAATTTTGAAAAAGCAGCCGTGCATGTTATTAAAAAATACGGACGTATTGATGTACTCGTAAACAATCCCAAACTTGCTCCGGTATCAAAAGTGCCGAATCTGTCTACAGAAGCCTGGCACGAAACCATTGATGCAAATCTCTCTGTATTCCTGAATTCAATAAGTGTGATAGCACCCTTTATGCAGCAACAGAAAATAGGCAGCATCATCAATTGCTGTTTACCTTTGCGCATACACGATAGCTTAACAGACAGGCATTATGACGGCATCCGCGAGGGCGTTAAAGGCATCACACAACTTTGGGCAAGAGAACTTGGGCAAAGCGGCATTACAGTCAATACAATTATTCCGGGTTACATAGAAGAAGATAATTTGCCTTTGGCTGATTCCGCAGAACTGACACAGTTCCGCTTGAAAATTCCGGTACGCCGTTTTGCTAAAGCGCTTGATGTTGTTAATGCCTATTCATTTTTAATAACCGATGACGCATCTTATATTACCGGTACAGAGCTGGTGATCGATGGCGGTGTACGGATATAG
- a CDS encoding DUF6896 domain-containing protein: MNEELIDQLIDNFLKEAEYTANCFYKKYNRKDLLRAVIDGTIARTGKIDGLKHYAFHGIGLYARLKNCEVDFDFGLGDRIDGFDSWRLNQFAQSRPDKKKLWTQEKIQNELEKLKQTGEISKLKGDISSNYYKH, encoded by the coding sequence ATGAACGAAGAACTAATTGATCAACTCATCGATAACTTTTTGAAAGAAGCAGAATATACTGCCAATTGTTTTTATAAAAAGTATAATCGAAAGGATTTACTTAGGGCTGTGATTGATGGAACAATAGCAAGGACGGGTAAAATTGACGGACTTAAACACTACGCTTTTCATGGCATAGGGCTTTATGCCCGACTCAAAAACTGTGAAGTGGATTTCGATTTTGGACTAGGTGATAGGATTGACGGATTTGACTCTTGGAGATTAAATCAATTTGCACAATCAAGACCTGATAAAAAAAAATTATGGACACAAGAAAAAATCCAAAACGAATTAGAAAAACTTAAGCAAACAGGTGAAATATCAAAACTGAAAGGAGACATTTCTTCTAACTATTATAAACACTAA
- a CDS encoding WG repeat-containing protein, with the protein MLRFLSIIILLHFFFSGQTQTVQYNEGLTVFKETKNGKQQAGFKDKSGKVIIPARFDSIAAPFSNGQAIVVINNLYGTIDLKGKPIIPAIYKKILPQSFGLTPVQNKAGLWGFYNTAPKLVIPCLYNNFKFTNKGKQLFAQQDGKWGMLSLANEVLVPFNFKSIELLSPKQVRGTLFDSWERMSQTGIVLATYEYDSVLFTTSRELSYYQNGWQGLLNPDGSIALKNNFEALGDLVGDYVAIKQNNKWGVKKTNAEGWILEPAYDIIHLDSLMIYAGLTVGRNAVHWKLYAYSGSLLYPNVLSDYQPFSNGLFAAKSLTNKWGFLNEKGEEVIPFQYSGVGAFYYGLCDVKKDGQNLVINKSGEVVLNQRDIYLHSIGLLKVNALQDKTYNTSGIEAGIEIIPFNASFIKLKKGDKYGLINTKGEQILPIIYSNISTGSSTKTFSVTKDRQIKVLQPGGSTYPVDKKIISLDGFYNEYACMKYNNGKYGYVDHQGKIRIAPQYDQARPFDHEVAIIKLNGKWGIINKYENFVAQPYYDSISNFKNNVAIALEKGIYYLIDPSGKILTPDGYTSITLTAGGNYLLIKNNFRGIANARGKEIIAARYQSITELSPTLFKVSENDLKGVIDADRKIILHIKYLEIFYNSRTKEFLAAEEGAQKYITVK; encoded by the coding sequence ATGTTACGCTTTCTTTCGATCATTATACTTCTTCATTTTTTTTTCTCCGGACAAACGCAAACGGTTCAGTACAATGAAGGCTTAACTGTTTTTAAAGAAACAAAAAATGGAAAACAACAAGCCGGCTTCAAAGATAAATCAGGCAAGGTTATTATACCCGCACGTTTCGATAGTATTGCAGCGCCTTTCAGCAACGGACAGGCAATTGTTGTTATAAATAATTTATATGGCACTATTGATCTTAAAGGAAAACCGATCATACCTGCCATCTATAAAAAAATATTACCGCAATCGTTTGGCTTAACACCTGTACAAAACAAAGCCGGCTTATGGGGTTTTTATAATACGGCGCCTAAGCTTGTAATTCCATGCCTGTACAACAATTTTAAATTTACAAACAAAGGCAAACAGCTCTTTGCACAACAGGATGGAAAGTGGGGAATGCTCTCTCTTGCCAATGAAGTTCTGGTTCCGTTTAATTTCAAATCCATTGAATTACTTTCTCCCAAACAGGTCCGCGGCACCTTGTTTGATTCCTGGGAACGCATGTCACAAACGGGTATCGTACTGGCAACGTATGAATATGATTCGGTATTGTTTACCACATCCAGGGAATTGAGTTATTATCAGAATGGGTGGCAGGGCCTGTTAAATCCGGATGGCAGCATTGCGTTAAAAAATAATTTCGAAGCGCTCGGAGATCTTGTCGGAGATTATGTAGCGATCAAACAAAATAATAAATGGGGCGTTAAAAAAACAAACGCTGAAGGGTGGATTCTTGAGCCCGCGTATGATATTATCCACCTGGATTCATTGATGATCTACGCAGGTCTTACTGTTGGCCGGAATGCTGTTCACTGGAAATTATATGCGTATTCAGGTTCGTTGTTATATCCAAACGTATTAAGCGATTATCAGCCATTTTCAAATGGGCTGTTTGCTGCAAAATCACTTACGAACAAATGGGGTTTCCTGAATGAAAAAGGAGAAGAAGTAATTCCTTTTCAGTATTCAGGCGTAGGTGCCTTTTATTATGGGTTGTGTGATGTTAAAAAAGATGGGCAGAATTTAGTGATCAACAAATCCGGAGAAGTGGTATTGAACCAGCGGGATATTTATTTACACTCAATCGGTCTGTTAAAAGTAAATGCTTTGCAGGATAAAACGTATAACACGTCAGGCATAGAAGCAGGCATAGAGATCATTCCCTTTAACGCAAGTTTCATCAAGCTGAAAAAGGGGGATAAATACGGCTTGATTAATACCAAAGGCGAACAAATTCTTCCGATCATTTATTCAAACATTTCAACCGGCAGCAGCACTAAAACATTCAGTGTTACAAAAGACAGACAAATCAAGGTATTGCAGCCAGGCGGAAGCACGTATCCCGTAGATAAAAAAATTATTTCCTTAGATGGTTTCTACAATGAATATGCCTGCATGAAATACAACAATGGCAAATACGGGTATGTAGATCATCAGGGGAAAATACGCATTGCCCCGCAGTATGACCAGGCACGGCCGTTTGATCATGAAGTTGCAATCATTAAACTGAACGGAAAATGGGGCATCATCAATAAATATGAAAATTTTGTAGCACAGCCGTATTACGATTCAATCAGCAACTTTAAAAACAATGTTGCCATTGCACTGGAAAAAGGTATTTACTATTTGATTGATCCGTCCGGGAAAATATTAACGCCGGATGGATATACATCTATTACGTTAACGGCTGGCGGCAATTATTTATTGATTAAAAATAATTTCCGAGGAATAGCCAATGCACGCGGCAAAGAAATCATTGCAGCGCGATACCAAAGTATTACTGAACTCTCTCCTACGCTTTTTAAAGTGTCTGAAAATGATTTAAAAGGTGTGATTGATGCGGACCGGAAAATCATTCTGCACATTAAATATCTTGAAATATTTTATAACAGCCGGACCAAAGAATTTTTAGCAGCGGAAGAGGGCGCGCAGAAATATATTACGGTGAAGTAG
- a CDS encoding WG repeat-containing protein — MIKGLRPILAFFLSIVSFFTVQAQADTSNKITGAKAAAIQKTATVSKPPVEYKHFPSTSAFSLALKNKSFLSTYAVVSVVDTVAGILRKKTGIVSNNKLIVPFEYDSVLFINQHEFIVQAHIVTKRTYACNYLILDAQKNSVIDFKAIRITFLGNHLYDIHTATNRFLYNSLTKRSSATFDRFAILDSAFILLTTASEYQLCDHSLNDFISSPFKVLLQANDSTYNAVLYTEWDIYKHTGEKLFSAVRCDSIKASAEPATWDVYRNGNVYHRRYISRAETPLIVHTDSITYSKTLNISKLKYDTIKTMLRFDTVYYQSDNLLMYKKAGKYGYSDTIGNVKISHQYDTITAWHENMAAFMFKKKWGYLTRREELTVQPYYMIALPFSNGAAPVYDGKKWMFITKNGKNINSVMYDSIQKTISGKWYVFSKGLAGLCDVTGRELIPPVYEYLLDAGSDVYVFKKEYLYGLIGRDRTIICKPMYDAFQYDKGNNCLLLKQLYQTPLLFVIHK; from the coding sequence GTGATTAAAGGCCTGCGACCCATACTCGCTTTTTTTTTAAGTATTGTATCATTTTTTACCGTACAAGCTCAGGCCGATACAAGCAACAAGATTACCGGTGCAAAAGCTGCTGCTATTCAGAAAACAGCTACTGTATCAAAACCTCCTGTTGAATACAAACACTTTCCCAGTACATCCGCATTCAGTCTTGCCCTGAAAAATAAATCATTTTTAAGTACGTATGCTGTCGTATCTGTTGTTGATACCGTTGCAGGAATTCTCCGTAAAAAGACAGGTATTGTTTCGAACAATAAACTTATTGTTCCTTTTGAATACGATTCGGTATTATTTATAAACCAACATGAATTTATTGTACAGGCGCACATTGTTACTAAAAGAACATATGCCTGTAATTACCTGATCCTGGATGCACAGAAAAATAGCGTTATTGATTTTAAAGCTATACGTATTACATTTTTAGGAAATCATTTATATGATATCCATACGGCAACAAACCGTTTCCTATACAACAGCCTTACCAAACGTTCCAGTGCAACCTTCGATCGGTTTGCTATACTGGACAGTGCTTTTATTCTGCTCACTACGGCTTCCGAATATCAGCTGTGTGATCATTCACTGAATGATTTTATTTCTTCTCCGTTTAAAGTTTTATTGCAGGCAAACGATTCAACCTATAACGCGGTGCTGTATACGGAATGGGATATATATAAACACACGGGCGAAAAATTATTCTCTGCTGTGCGCTGTGATTCCATAAAAGCATCAGCTGAGCCCGCCACCTGGGATGTATACCGCAACGGCAATGTTTACCACCGCCGGTATATCAGCCGTGCTGAAACACCGTTGATTGTTCATACGGATTCCATCACGTATTCAAAAACGCTTAATATCAGTAAATTGAAATACGATACCATTAAAACCATGCTGCGCTTTGATACGGTTTATTACCAGAGCGATAATTTATTGATGTATAAAAAGGCCGGCAAGTATGGTTATTCAGATACCATCGGCAATGTAAAGATCTCGCATCAATACGATACTATAACGGCATGGCATGAAAATATGGCGGCTTTTATGTTCAAAAAAAAATGGGGCTACCTGACGCGCCGCGAAGAGCTTACCGTACAGCCGTATTACATGATTGCACTTCCGTTTAGTAATGGAGCAGCTCCCGTATATGACGGCAAAAAATGGATGTTCATTACCAAAAACGGAAAGAACATAAATTCTGTTATGTATGACAGTATTCAAAAAACAATCAGCGGTAAATGGTATGTATTCAGCAAAGGTCTTGCCGGTCTGTGTGATGTTACAGGCAGAGAATTGATACCTCCTGTATATGAATATTTATTGGATGCAGGTTCTGATGTATACGTATTTAAAAAAGAATATCTGTATGGTTTGATCGGCCGTGACAGAACGATTATCTGTAAACCGATGTACGATGCATTTCAATATGACAAAGGTAATAATTGTCTGCTGTTGAAACAGCTCTATCAAACGCCGCTTTTATTTGTCATTCATAAATAA
- the hemA gene encoding glutamyl-tRNA reductase produces MISNFKSISLTYRKAPLEIRERVALNEAECKSLMLRIKDFTDTAELLILSTCNRTEIYYTSNEDYSNDIIKLLGVEKNITGLIQQKEYFEIYNEQADAVLHLFEVGIGLDSQVVGDMQIVNQVKYAYQWSADLNLAGPFLHRLMHTIFFTNKRVVQETAFRDGAASVSYATVELSEELLSATPNANILIVGLGEIGADVCRNFKANTSFKNITLTNRSPLKSEALAAECGIEHVPFETLWEAVAKADLVISSVAKEEPLFTKEEIQKLSILSHKYFIDLSVPRSVDARAEELPGIIVYDIDHIQNRSNEALENRLNAIPHVRKIILDSIVEFNEWSKEMEVSPTINKLKNALEQIRKEELSRFVKQLSDEEAKKVDEITKSIMQKIIKLPVLQLKAACKRGEAETLIDVLNDLFNLDKQPEQIRD; encoded by the coding sequence ATGATTTCGAATTTCAAATCCATCAGTTTAACATATAGAAAAGCACCGCTTGAAATCCGTGAGCGTGTTGCATTAAACGAAGCAGAATGTAAAAGTTTGATGTTACGAATCAAAGATTTTACAGATACTGCTGAATTACTGATCCTTTCTACGTGCAACCGCACCGAAATATACTATACTTCCAACGAAGATTACAGCAACGATATTATTAAGTTGCTTGGTGTTGAAAAAAACATCACCGGACTGATTCAGCAAAAAGAATATTTTGAAATATACAACGAACAGGCAGATGCTGTACTGCATTTGTTTGAAGTAGGCATTGGTCTTGACTCACAGGTAGTAGGTGATATGCAGATCGTAAACCAGGTGAAATATGCATACCAATGGAGTGCAGATCTGAACCTTGCCGGTCCGTTTTTGCACCGATTGATGCACACGATCTTCTTCACCAATAAACGTGTGGTTCAGGAAACAGCGTTCCGCGACGGAGCTGCATCTGTATCGTACGCTACTGTTGAGCTTTCAGAAGAATTGCTGAGTGCCACACCGAATGCAAACATTTTAATTGTTGGCCTTGGTGAAATCGGTGCCGATGTATGCCGTAACTTCAAGGCAAATACGTCTTTCAAAAATATTACCTTAACAAACCGCTCTCCGCTTAAATCAGAAGCCCTGGCTGCTGAATGCGGCATTGAACACGTTCCTTTTGAAACACTTTGGGAAGCCGTTGCCAAAGCTGATCTGGTGATCAGTTCGGTTGCAAAAGAAGAGCCTTTATTCACAAAAGAAGAGATACAGAAATTATCGATTCTTTCTCATAAATACTTTATTGACCTGTCTGTTCCGAGAAGTGTAGACGCACGCGCGGAAGAATTGCCGGGTATTATTGTGTACGACATCGATCATATCCAGAACCGTTCAAACGAAGCGCTGGAGAACCGATTGAATGCGATTCCGCATGTTCGCAAGATTATTCTTGATTCTATTGTTGAATTCAATGAGTGGTCTAAAGAGATGGAAGTTTCTCCAACAATCAACAAACTGAAAAATGCCCTGGAGCAGATCCGCAAAGAAGAATTATCGCGCTTTGTGAAACAGTTAAGTGATGAAGAAGCTAAAAAGGTAGATGAAATCACGAAGAGCATCATGCAAAAAATTATTAAGCTTCCTGTACTGCAATTAAAAGCTGCCTGCAAACGGGGCGAAGCTGAAACATTGATTGATGTATTGAATGACCTGTTTAATCTGGATAAACAACCGGAACAAATTCGTGATTAA
- a CDS encoding sensor histidine kinase, which yields MDIYKLNFRIKWIIVLLGIIVIAGSLVYTDYLAKRLVERERKLIDLYAKALETAATQEPDANMAFLSEKIINANTSVPVILTDETGEPLSSKNIVLPGNVSKEKEDLFLKQQILLMAAQHEPISIEFYGMKNYVYYKDSEILTMLRYYPYIQLTAIVFLSLAGYVAFNYSKKAEQSKVWVGLAKETAHQLGTPLSSLFAIRDYFKEIEPFKSDPMTEELAKDVDRLNVITARFSQIGLEGKLTPENVANVIEENIDYLKSRTSSYVSYSMEDFTDGATAVMNISLMGWVIENICKNAIDAMDGRGSIHISILTVKNTICIDIKDSGKGIPNNKIKTIFKPGFTTKKRGWGLGLTLVKRIVEEYHGGKVYVLQSGIDKGTTFRIELKGVQST from the coding sequence ATGGACATATATAAATTAAACTTTCGGATTAAATGGATCATTGTTTTATTGGGAATAATTGTTATTGCTGGTTCTCTGGTCTATACCGATTATCTGGCAAAACGCCTGGTAGAACGCGAACGGAAACTTATTGATTTGTATGCCAAAGCATTAGAGACCGCTGCTACACAAGAGCCCGATGCAAACATGGCTTTTCTCTCCGAGAAGATTATTAATGCCAATACATCCGTTCCGGTTATTCTAACGGATGAAACCGGCGAACCGCTGAGTTCAAAAAATATTGTTTTGCCGGGTAATGTTTCGAAAGAAAAGGAAGATCTTTTTTTGAAACAGCAGATCCTTCTTATGGCAGCACAACATGAGCCCATCAGCATTGAGTTTTACGGCATGAAAAATTATGTGTACTACAAAGATTCAGAGATTCTTACCATGCTGCGCTACTACCCGTATATTCAGCTCACGGCTATTGTTTTTTTAAGCCTGGCGGGCTATGTAGCATTCAATTACAGTAAAAAAGCCGAACAAAGTAAAGTTTGGGTAGGGCTTGCAAAAGAAACCGCGCACCAGTTGGGTACTCCGCTGTCTTCGCTGTTCGCCATCCGTGACTATTTCAAGGAAATAGAGCCTTTCAAAAGCGATCCCATGACAGAAGAACTGGCAAAGGATGTAGACCGCTTGAATGTGATCACCGCACGTTTCTCTCAGATTGGTCTGGAAGGAAAGCTGACACCGGAAAATGTTGCCAATGTGATTGAAGAAAATATCGATTATCTGAAATCAAGAACATCGTCGTATGTATCGTATTCGATGGAAGATTTTACAGACGGGGCTACAGCTGTGATGAACATTTCGCTGATGGGCTGGGTGATTGAGAACATCTGTAAAAACGCCATCGATGCGATGGATGGCCGCGGTTCCATTCATATTTCGATTTTAACTGTTAAAAATACCATCTGCATTGATATAAAAGATTCGGGGAAAGGTATTCCGAATAATAAAATTAAAACAATTTTTAAACCTGGTTTTACTACTAAGAAACGCGGCTGGGGCCTGGGTTTAACACTGGTGAAACGTATTGTAGAAGAATATCACGGAGGGAAAGTATACGTGCTCCAAAGCGGCATAGATAAAGGAACAACGTTCAGGATTGAATTGAAAGGAGTACAGAGTACTTAG
- the atpD gene encoding F0F1 ATP synthase subunit beta — translation MANIGKITQIIGPVVDVGFEGEYALPQILDALEVTRPDGQKVILECQQHLGEDRVRTIAMDSTDGLTRGMEVKTYGMPISMPVGEDIRGRLYNVVGDAIDGIPSGVAANRMSIHRQAPKFEDLSTNTEVLFTGIKVIDLLEPYVKGGKIGLFGGAGVGKTVLIMELINNIAKAYAGLSVFAGVGERTREGNDLLREMIESNVIRYGDEFKHSMEKGEWDLSKVDATELLKSQATLVFGQMNEPPGARARVALAGLTVAEYFRDGDGQGQGRDILFFIDNIFRFTQAGSEVSALLGRMPSAVGYQPTLATEMGAMQERITSTKRGSITSVQAVYVPADDLTDPAPATTFAHLDATTVLNRKISELGIYPAVDPLDSTSRILSPEILGSEHYDCAQRVKEILQRYKELQDIIAILGMDELSEEDKQAVHRARRVQRFLSQPFHVAEQFTGLKGELVNIKDTIKGFNMIMDGALDHLPEAAFNLVGSIEQAIAKGEKLVADSKK, via the coding sequence ATGGCAAATATTGGTAAAATCACTCAGATTATTGGTCCGGTTGTAGACGTTGGATTTGAAGGAGAGTACGCTCTTCCGCAAATTTTAGATGCATTGGAAGTAACTCGTCCGGATGGACAAAAAGTAATCCTTGAATGTCAGCAGCATTTAGGAGAAGATCGTGTACGTACAATCGCGATGGACTCTACAGATGGTTTGACAAGAGGAATGGAAGTTAAAACATACGGTATGCCGATTTCTATGCCTGTAGGCGAAGATATCCGTGGCCGTTTATATAATGTGGTTGGCGATGCAATCGATGGTATTCCATCGGGAGTAGCTGCTAACCGTATGTCAATTCACCGTCAGGCTCCTAAATTTGAAGATTTATCTACAAATACAGAAGTATTGTTTACGGGTATCAAAGTAATTGATTTGCTTGAGCCATATGTAAAAGGTGGTAAAATCGGTCTTTTCGGTGGTGCCGGTGTAGGTAAAACAGTGTTGATCATGGAATTGATCAACAACATTGCAAAAGCATATGCAGGTCTTTCTGTATTTGCCGGTGTTGGTGAGCGTACACGTGAAGGAAACGATTTGCTTCGTGAAATGATTGAATCAAACGTAATCCGTTACGGGGATGAATTCAAACATTCTATGGAAAAAGGAGAGTGGGATTTATCTAAAGTAGATGCTACTGAATTATTAAAGTCTCAGGCAACATTGGTGTTCGGTCAGATGAACGAACCTCCTGGAGCAAGAGCAAGAGTTGCGTTGGCTGGTCTTACAGTTGCGGAATATTTCCGTGATGGAGATGGCCAGGGCCAGGGCCGTGATATCTTATTCTTTATTGATAACATATTCAGATTTACACAAGCAGGTTCAGAAGTATCTGCCTTGTTAGGTCGTATGCCATCTGCCGTAGGTTACCAACCGACATTGGCAACAGAAATGGGTGCGATGCAGGAACGTATTACTTCAACAAAAAGAGGTTCTATTACATCTGTACAAGCCGTTTATGTACCAGCTGATGATTTAACCGATCCGGCTCCGGCAACTACATTTGCGCACTTGGATGCTACAACGGTATTGAACCGTAAAATTTCTGAATTAGGTATCTATCCTGCTGTGGATCCATTGGATTCTACATCACGTATCCTTAGCCCTGAAATTTTAGGTAGCGAACATTACGATTGCGCACAACGTGTAAAAGAAATTTTACAGCGTTACAAAGAACTTCAGGATATCATCGCCATTCTTGGTATGGATGAACTTTCTGAAGAAGATAAGCAGGCGGTTCACCGCGCGCGTCGTGTGCAACGTTTCTTATCTCAGCCTTTCCACGTAGCGGAACAGTTTACAGGTCTAAAAGGTGAGTTAGTAAATATTAAAGATACTATCAAAGGATTTAACATGATCATGGACGGTGCATTAGACCACTTGCCTGAAGCAGCGTTTAACCTTGTAGGTAGCATTGAGCAGGCAATTGCTAAAGGCGAGAAGCTTGTTGCTGATTCTAAAAAATAA
- the atpC gene encoding ATP synthase F1 subunit epsilon produces the protein MYLEILTPDQKVFSGDITSVQVPGTSGRFEVLTNHAAIISTLEKGDVTIRLAKEEKVFKIDGGVVEVLHDKVIVLAEAIL, from the coding sequence ATGTATTTAGAAATACTAACACCCGATCAAAAAGTTTTTAGTGGAGATATTACATCTGTACAAGTACCAGGCACATCTGGCCGCTTCGAGGTGTTAACAAATCACGCAGCTATAATTTCAACCTTAGAAAAGGGCGATGTAACTATCCGTCTGGCTAAAGAAGAAAAAGTATTTAAAATAGATGGCGGTGTAGTGGAAGTATTGCACGATAAAGTTATCGTGCTGGCTGAAGCTATTCTCTAA
- a CDS encoding DUF6787 family protein has protein sequence MSFFEKLKERWGITSNWRLFKILLIFSLTGLSAVQIRKLVFPLLGIDHSTETWLYILLWLILITPAYYLFMVFYSILLGEKEFFFGMMKKSFSRFNKKQ, from the coding sequence ATGTCATTCTTCGAAAAATTAAAAGAACGCTGGGGTATTACAAGCAACTGGCGCTTATTCAAAATCCTACTTATCTTTTCCTTAACGGGGCTTTCTGCTGTTCAAATCCGGAAACTGGTATTTCCATTGCTTGGCATTGACCATTCTACAGAAACGTGGTTGTATATTCTGCTTTGGTTAATATTGATAACACCAGCCTATTATCTGTTCATGGTTTTTTATTCCATCTTATTAGGTGAAAAGGAATTCTTTTTCGGCATGATGAAAAAATCGTTTAGCCGGTTTAATAAAAAGCAATAA
- a CDS encoding pirin family protein, which produces MNKEAHTRIHKADSRGAADHGWLKARHTFSFAGYYDEDREQFGALRVLNDDIIGAGYGFGMHPHNNMEIITIPLEGALRHKDSMGHTSVIKAGDVQVMSAGKGLTHSEYNASETDSLNLLQIWLFPKSRNIEPRYGETTFDVTKMEGEWLNVVAPLGDKSDALQINQDAWFSLGKFQKGKTVSYSKKRAGNGLYVFVIEGEVTVGEEVLSRRDAIGITETDSIELTAADHAYVLIMDVPMDV; this is translated from the coding sequence ATGAACAAAGAAGCACATACACGAATACATAAAGCAGACAGCAGAGGAGCTGCAGATCACGGGTGGTTAAAAGCCAGACACACATTCAGTTTTGCCGGTTATTATGATGAAGACCGGGAGCAGTTCGGTGCGTTGCGTGTATTGAATGATGACATTATTGGGGCGGGTTATGGCTTTGGAATGCATCCGCATAACAACATGGAAATTATAACCATTCCGTTGGAAGGCGCATTACGGCATAAAGATAGTATGGGGCATACCTCAGTTATTAAAGCAGGGGATGTGCAGGTTATGTCTGCAGGCAAAGGTTTAACACATTCAGAGTATAATGCATCTGAAACGGATTCCTTAAATCTGTTACAGATCTGGTTGTTTCCGAAAAGCAGAAACATAGAGCCCCGTTACGGAGAAACCACCTTTGATGTAACAAAAATGGAAGGTGAATGGCTGAATGTAGTAGCACCTTTGGGAGATAAATCTGATGCGTTGCAGATCAATCAGGATGCCTGGTTTTCATTGGGAAAATTTCAAAAAGGAAAAACAGTTTCCTATTCAAAAAAGCGTGCAGGCAACGGATTATATGTTTTTGTAATTGAAGGAGAAGTTACTGTTGGAGAAGAGGTTCTTTCGCGTAGAGACGCCATTGGAATTACAGAGACAGATAGCATTGAATTAACGGCAGCCGATCATGCTTATGTGTTGATTATGGATGTACCTATGGATGTGTAA
- a CDS encoding DUF3575 domain-containing protein — MKIILTLQLFLLLTVTSFSQSADSLKIPARNYKNTIQTSLLGFGGYFGLQYERALNKDWSISLIGSYDFPFSQLNQTSSPGISKVYYEKYIIQAEVRYYLDKNKINNNGFYAAADIGYSYILQYVPTDKSNAHNIKKYSFFGATIGYQLLIKRRLVVDAGIGIQYGTKGEMYTSGVNNKGWEKMRYREIHLPITLNIGYAF; from the coding sequence ATGAAAATTATTTTAACACTTCAGCTTTTCCTTTTACTAACTGTAACATCTTTTAGCCAGTCGGCGGATTCATTAAAAATACCCGCCAGGAATTACAAGAATACGATCCAAACAAGCCTGCTTGGCTTTGGCGGTTATTTTGGGCTTCAATATGAACGTGCTTTAAATAAAGATTGGAGCATCAGCCTGATTGGAAGTTATGATTTCCCATTCAGCCAATTAAACCAAACTTCCTCACCTGGTATCTCTAAAGTGTATTATGAAAAATATATTATACAGGCAGAAGTAAGATATTATCTTGATAAAAATAAAATCAACAATAACGGGTTCTATGCAGCGGCGGACATTGGCTATTCATACATATTGCAATATGTACCCACAGATAAAAGTAATGCGCATAATATTAAAAAGTATTCATTTTTCGGTGCAACTATAGGATACCAGCTCTTGATTAAAAGGCGTCTGGTTGTAGATGCCGGGATAGGAATCCAATACGGCACAAAAGGAGAAATGTATACCTCAGGAGTCAATAATAAAGGATGGGAGAAAATGCGTTACCGTGAAATTCATTTACCAATTACACTGAATATTGGTTATGCTTTTTAG